A genomic region of Venturia canescens isolate UGA chromosome 7, ASM1945775v1, whole genome shotgun sequence contains the following coding sequences:
- the LOC122413499 gene encoding coiled-coil domain-containing protein 8 homolog — MKFLVILACASLALAAPGRKSSKAESRKPREQYASPYADYGAYEYAGLAELPVLPSHYGDAAPSASFGSGASHAALAHGHGPARHVGFSAGGGLVSIARGAADQAHNSVANQHSAAGQAAYVAKNQLAQSAAQSAATAAAALAGKQVILAGLEQQSRDAHVAVDGEKMQLQQAQRAATAAQNSAQQAAHQLQVVTAAMNAAQATSDHAAQAAAEAAAELAAQTSMVGQAKARAQTIDEQLAATRLDFEATRAASEKAAAAAQLAQNNAAAAAAHAAEAGAHATANQVSSLPALPVDSHETDGHEIVAHPSVPQGHELQLQHHHNSILTSVPAAPLHTDSYDYKEYY, encoded by the coding sequence ATGAAGTTCCTCGTGATTCTGGCCTGCGCGAGTTTGGCGCTGGCGGCACCGGGCAGAAAATCGTCGAAAGCTGAGAGCCGCAAACCCCGGGAGCAGTACGCGAGCCCATACGCGGATTACGGCGCATACGAGTACGCCGGGCTAGCGGAGCTTCCGGTGTTACCGAGCCATTACGGCGATGCGGCTCCATCGGCGTCCTTCGGTTCAGGAGCGTCGCACGCAGCTTTGGCTCACGGTCACGGGCCCGCGCGTCACGTTGGTTTCAGCGCTGGTGGTGGATTGGTCAGCATAGCGCGCGGGGCCGCCGACCAGGCGCACAATTCGGTCGCGAATCAGCATTCCGCAGCGGGGCAAGCTGCCTACGTAGCTAAGAATCAATTGGCTCAGAGCGCGGCTCAATCGGCGGCAACCGCGGCGGCTGCTCTCGCCGGTAAGCAAGTTATTCTCGCGGGCCTGGAGCAGCAATCGCGCGACGCTCACGTTGCGGTTGACGGCGAAAAGATGCAGCTTCAGCAAGCCCAGCGCGCCGCTACCGCCGCCCAAAACTCGGCTCAACAAGCCGCTCATCAACTGCAGGTCGTGACCGCGGCGATGAACGCCGCCCAAGCAACTTCGGACCACGCCGCACAAGCGGCGGCCGAAGCTGCTGCGGAACTCGCCGCCCAAACTTCCATGGTCGGCCAGGCCAAAGCTCGCGCTCAAACCATCGATGAACAACTCGCCGCAACCCGACTCGACTTCGAAGCGACCCGAGCTGCCTCCGAAAAGGCCGCAGCTGCGGCTCAACTCGCCCAAAACAACGCCGCCGCTGCAGCTGCCCATGCCGCCGAAGCTGGCGCACATGCCACCGCTAACCAAGTCTCGAGCCTCCCTGCACTTCCGGTCGACAGCCACGAAACTGACGGCCACGAAATTGTCGCTCATCCTTCCGTGCCCCAAGGACACGAACTTCAACTTCAACATCATCACAATTCCATCCTCACCTCCGTACCGGCGGCTCCTCTTCATACCGATTCCTACGACTACAAAGAATACTATTGA